The following proteins come from a genomic window of Suricata suricatta isolate VVHF042 chromosome 5, meerkat_22Aug2017_6uvM2_HiC, whole genome shotgun sequence:
- the SLC5A3 gene encoding sodium/myo-inositol cotransporter — protein sequence MRAVLETADIAIVALYFILVMCIGFFAMWKSNRSTVSGYFLAGRSMTWVAIGASLFVSNIGSEHFIGLAGSGAASGFAVGAWEFNALLLLQLLGWVFIPIYIRSGVYTMPEYLSKRFGGHRIQVYFAALSLILYIFTKLSVDLYSGALFIQESLGWNLYVSVILLIGMTALLTVTGGLVAVIYTDTLQALLMIVGALTLMIISMMEIGGFEEVKRRYMLASPNVTSILLTYNLSNTNSCNVHPKKDALKMLRNPTDEDVPWPGFVLGQTPASVWYWCADQVIVQRVLAAKNIAHAKGSTLMAGFLKLLPMFIIVVPGMISRILFADDIACINPEHCMQVCGSRAGCSNIAYPRLVMKLVPVGLRGLMMAVMIAALMSDLDSIFNSASTIFTLDVYKLIRRSASSRELMIVGRIFVAFMVVISIAWVPIIVEMQGGQMYLYIQEVADYLTPPVAALFLLAIFWKRCNEQGAFYGGMAGFVLGAVRLTLAFAYRAPECDQPDNRPGFIKDIHYMYVATALFWVTGLITVMVSLLTPPPTKEQIRTTTFWSKKSLVVKESCSPKDEPYKMQEKSILRCTENSEAINHIIPNGKSEDSIKGLQPEDVNLLVTCREEGNPVASLGHSEAETPVDAYSNGQAALMGEKERKKETDDGARYWKFIDWFCGFKSKSLSKRSLRDLMEEEAVCLQMLEEPPQVKLILNIGLFAVCSLGIFMFVYFSL from the coding sequence ATGAGGGCTGTACTGGAGACAGCAGACATTGCCATAGTGGCCCTGTATTTTATCCTGGTCATGTGCATTGGTTTTTTTGCCATGTGGAAATCTAATAGAAGCACCGTGAGTGGATACTTCCTGGCGGGGCGCTCTATGACCTGGGTAGCAATTGGTGCCTCTCTGTTTGTGAGCAATATTGGGAGTGAGCACTTCATTGGGCTGGCAGGATCTGGAGCTGCAAGTGGATTTGCAGTGGGCGCATGGGAATTCAATGCCTTACTGCTTTTGCAACTTCTGGGATGGGTTTTCATCCCGATTTATATCCGGTCAGGGGTATACACCATGCCTGAATACTTGTCCAAGCGATTTGGTGGCCATAGGATTCAGGTCTATTTTGCAGCCTTGTCTCTGATTCTTTATATCTTCACCAAGCTCTCAGTGGATCTGTATTCGGGTGCCCTCTTTATCCAGGAGTCTTTGGGTTGGAACCTCTATGTGTCTGTCATCCTGCTCATTGGCATGACTGCTTTGCTGACTGTCACCGGAGGCCTTGTTGCAGTGATCTACACAGACACTCTACAGGCTCTGCTTATGATCGTTGGGGCACTCACACTTATGATTATTAGCATGATGGAGATTGGCGGGTTTGAGGAAGTTAAGAGAAGGTACATGTTGGCCTCACCCAATGTTACTTCCATCTTGTTGACATACAACCTTTCCAACACAAATTCTTGTAATGTGCACCCTAAGAAAGATGCGCTGAAAATGTTGCGGAATCCAACAGATGAAGATGTTCCTTGGCCTGGATTCGTTCTTGGGCAGACCCCAGCTTCAGTATGGTACTGGTGTGCTGACCAAGTCATCGTGCAGAGAGTCTTAGCAGCTAAAAACATTGCTCATGCCAAAGGCTCTACTCTTATGGCTGGCTTTCTGAAGCTTCTGCCAATGTTTATCATAGTTGTCCCAGGAATGATTTCCAGGATACTGTTTGCTGATGATATAGCTTGCATCAACCCAGAGCACTGCATGCAAGTATGTGGAAGCAGAGCTGGGTGCTCTAATATTGCTTATCCACGCCTGGTGATGAAGCTGGTTCCTGTGGGCCTCCGGGGCTTAATGATGGCAGTGATGATTGCAGCTTTGATGAGCGACTTGGACTCTATCTTTAACAGTGCCAGTACCATATTCACCCTCGATGTGTATAAACTCATCCGCAGGAGCGCAAGCTCCCGAGAACTAATGATTGTGGGGAGGATATTTGTGGCTTTTATGGTGGTGATCAGCATTGCATGGGTGCCAATCATCGTGGAAATGCAAGGAGGCCAGATGTACCTTTACATTCAGGAGGTAGCAGATTACCTGACACCCCCAGTTGCGGCCCTGTTCCTTCTGGCAATTTTCTGGAAGCGCTGCAATGAGCAAGGGGCTTTTTATGGTGGAATGGCTGGCTTTGTTCTTGGAGCAGTCCGTTTGACACTGGCCTTTGCGTACCGTGCCCCAGAATGTGACCAACCTGATAACAGGCCAGGCTTCATCAAAGACATCCATTACATGTATGTGGCCACAGCATTGTTTTGGGTCACAGGACTCATTACTGTAATGGTTAGCCTTCTCACACCACCTCCCACAAAGGAACAGATTCGTACCACCACCTTTTGGTCTAAGAAGAGCCTGGTGGTGAAGGAGAGCTGCTCCCCGAAAGACGAACCATACAAAATGCAAGAGAAGAGCATTCTGAGATGCACTGAGAATAGTGAGGCCATCAACCACATCATTCCCAATGGGAAATCTGAAGATAGCATCAAGGGCCTTCAGCCTGAAGATGTTAATCTTTTGGTGACCTGCAGAGAAGAAGGCAATCCAGTGGCTTCATTAGGTCATTCAGAGGCAGAAACACCAGTAGATGCCTATTCCAATGGGCAAGCAGCTCTTatgggtgagaaagagagaaagaaagaaacagacgaTGGAGCCCGGTACTGGAAGTTCATAGATTGGTTCTGTGGCTTTAAAAGTAAGAGCCTCAGCAAGAGGAGTCTCAGAGACCTGATGGAGGAGGAGGCTGTTTGTTTACAAATGTTGGAAGAGCCTCCACAAGTTAAACTAATACTAAATATTGGACTTTTTGCTGTGTGTTCACTTGgaattttcatgtttgtttatttttccttatga